The Streptomyces sp. NBC_00510 genomic interval CGCCCCCGGCCAGGTCGTGGCCGGCGACTCCACCAGCGTCAACGTCTTCAAGGCCGTGGTCGGCGCCGTCCGGATGGCCCAGCAGACCGATCCCGCCCGTGACGAGGTGCTGGTCGACGCCGCCACCTTCCCCACGGACGGGTACATCGCGGAGTCCGCCGCCCGTATGACCGGGTGCGCGATCCGCGCGGTCGACGCCGCGGAGGTCGCCGCCGCGGCGGGCCCGCGCACCGCCGTCGCGCTGGTCAACCACGTGGACTACCGCACCGGCCGGCTGCACGACCTGCCGGCCACCACCGCCGCCGTGCACGCGGCCGGCGCCCTGGTGGTCTGGGACCTGTGCCACACGGCCGGGGCCCTGCCGGTCGGCCTGGACGAGCACGGCGTGGACCTGGCCGTCGGCTGCACGTACAAGTACCTCAACGGCGGCCCCGGCGCGCCAGCGTACCTGTACGTCCGCCGTGACCTGCAGCCGCGCTTCGACTCCCCGCTCCCCGGCTGGAACTCCCACCGCGACCCGTTCGCGATGGAGGCCGCCTACCGGCCCGCCGACGGCAGCGTCCGCGGCCGGGTCGGAACCCCGGAGATCCTGTCGCTGCTGGCGCTGGACACGGCCCTCGACGTCTGGGACGGCGTGTCCCTGGACGCCGTGCGGGCCAAGAGCCTCGCCCTCACCGACTTCTTCCTGGAGTGCGTCGCGGCGTACGTGCCGGAAGGCGCCGTACGGTCGGTCACCCCGGCCGCGCACGCCGAGCGGGGCAGCCAGGTCGCGCTGCGCTGTTCCGGCGCGGGCGCGGTGATGGGGGAGCTGATCGCCAGGGGCGTCGTCGGCGACTTCCGCGAGCCGGATATCCTCCGCTTCGGATTCACCCCGCTGTACACACGCTTCGCGGACGCCGAGCGGGCGGCGCGGGTGCTGGCCCAGGTCCTGGAAGGGACGCGGTAACGCATGTCCGATCCCACCTCGTCGAGCGACACCATTCCGGCAGGCGCCGACGGCCGCGCCGACGCGGTGGGGCCCCGGTCCGCTCCGCGGGACCCCGCGGAGCGGGCCGCGGCCGAGGAGTCGTCCGCGTTCTCGCACGCCCCCGTCCCCCCGGACGCCACGGCCGCCTACGGCGACCACCCGGACCAGGTCGTGGACTTCTACCGTCCGCGGCCCGGAGCGGGCGGCACACGGCCGGGGCCGCTGGTCGTGCTGCTGCACGGCGGCGCCTGGCGGGCGCCGTACGACAGGACGCACGTCTCACCGCTCGCGGACCTGCTCGCCCGGCACGGCTTCGCGGTGGCCTCGGTGGAGTACCGCCGGGGCAACGGCGGTACGGTCGCGGGCCGCTGGCCGGACACCTTCGACGACGTGGCGGCCGCCACCGACGCCGTCGCGGCGCTGGCCGTGGCCGCCCTGGGCGAGGACACCGTCGACGTCCGGCGGATCGTGCTCACCGGTCACTCGGCCGGCGGCCACCTCGCGCTGTGGGCGGCCGCCCGGCACGTGCTGCCGGCCGGGTCGCGCTGGCACCGCCCCGGCGCGCCCACGCTGCGCGGCGTCGTGGCGCTCGCGCCCATCGCCGACTTCGAGGCCGCCGTGGAGCGCGACGTGTGCTCCGGGGCGGTCGCCGAACTGCTGGGCGGGCCCGAACTGCTCGCCGAGCGCCGCGCGGAGACCGACCCGGCCGCGCTGCTGCCCACCGGCATCCCCGTGACCGTCGTGCACGGCGACCGTGACGAGGTCGTACCGCCGCAGGTCGCGGAGGCCTTCGCGGCGGCATCGGCGAAGGCGGGGGAGGAGGTCCAGCTGACCTTGCTGGCGGGCGTGGGCCACTTCCCGGTGATCGACCCGGCGGCGGACGCGGCGGCCGTGGTCGCCGAGGAGATCGCCCAGCTCGCCTGGTGAGGCGCGTCCTCCTGCGGGAGGTCCTACTTGAGGATGACGCCGCCACATCGTCTTCGCAGGTGACGACGGCGACACGCGGATTGCCTACCGTGAGAGCGTGACCGAGACAAGCCAGACCTCGCTGCGGACCGAGCTCCGCATGGCCCGCGGCGCCCTCAGCGGGCTGCGGCACGACCTGATCACCGACGGCTTCGCCTTCCGGCCGATGGCACCGCTGCGCGAAGGGCACCCGCTGCTCGCCGTGGTGCCGCGCAGGCTCCGGGGGTACGGGCGCTGGATGCCGCACGCGGCGCTGACCTGCTTCACGGTCTTCCTGATGTTCGTCTCGACGGAGAGCGCGGGCGGGCCGGGCGGCTTCGTGCTGGCCCTGCTGGCCGGTGTGCCCCTGCTCACCACGATGTTCCGGCCGATCGGCGCGTGGTGGCTGTCCGTCGGTGCCGCGGTGCTCACCGGGGTGTTCAGCTCCGGC includes:
- the kynU gene encoding kynureninase, with the protein product MSDAMKPTESPAARAARLDTADELAKLRDRFVLDDVIYLDGNSLGALPAGVQDRMADVVAREWGQLRIRSWTESGWWTAPERIGDRIGALIGAAPGQVVAGDSTSVNVFKAVVGAVRMAQQTDPARDEVLVDAATFPTDGYIAESAARMTGCAIRAVDAAEVAAAAGPRTAVALVNHVDYRTGRLHDLPATTAAVHAAGALVVWDLCHTAGALPVGLDEHGVDLAVGCTYKYLNGGPGAPAYLYVRRDLQPRFDSPLPGWNSHRDPFAMEAAYRPADGSVRGRVGTPEILSLLALDTALDVWDGVSLDAVRAKSLALTDFFLECVAAYVPEGAVRSVTPAAHAERGSQVALRCSGAGAVMGELIARGVVGDFREPDILRFGFTPLYTRFADAERAARVLAQVLEGTR
- a CDS encoding alpha/beta hydrolase, which encodes MSDPTSSSDTIPAGADGRADAVGPRSAPRDPAERAAAEESSAFSHAPVPPDATAAYGDHPDQVVDFYRPRPGAGGTRPGPLVVLLHGGAWRAPYDRTHVSPLADLLARHGFAVASVEYRRGNGGTVAGRWPDTFDDVAAATDAVAALAVAALGEDTVDVRRIVLTGHSAGGHLALWAAARHVLPAGSRWHRPGAPTLRGVVALAPIADFEAAVERDVCSGAVAELLGGPELLAERRAETDPAALLPTGIPVTVVHGDRDEVVPPQVAEAFAAASAKAGEEVQLTLLAGVGHFPVIDPAADAAAVVAEEIAQLAW